The window TGACTCCAAAACACGCCGAAACAAAGATCAGGAACAGGACATTAAGTATGTGAGCCATCTTATACCTCCTACCAGGAATCTGGGAAACTGGTATTACTGGTTTTTGAAGACGCATGTAACTTCCTACAACCTAAGTGTACCCTTTGCTTGAAAAGGTATGGTTACTGGGGTGTAAAGGTTTTGTTAGGATCTGGTTGGAATGTAAATATTGTGTTGATTTGTAAAGGAGACGACTAAGTGCTTACATGATTTCGGATTAACCAGCACTTGCTGGCAATTCATTCTTTTTTTCAGAAACAAGATCCATCATCTCCTCAAAAATGGAACCCCAGTCTTTTGTTTTGGCTAATTCTTTTCGCCTGTTTATATAAGATTGAATCCCAATTGTTCCTTCAACCTTTTCACAAGCTTGGATAAAACTGTTCCCATCCTCGGCATACTCGTAAATCATGTCTTCTGCATACTTCTTTGTGGAGGGAAGATGGACTCCTACGGCTGGCTTTCCTGCTGCCAGAAATTCATACAGCTTTAAAGGGAATACGGCATTATTATAAGGTGACGGTTTGTAAGGCATCATTCCAATATCCACTAGATTCATATATTTTGGAACGTTTTCTGGAGGTATACTTCCTGTCCAGATGACATTTGGCTCTTGCAGCATCTCTTTAAATTCAGGATTTCCGCCTGTTCCGTCGGGGCCGACAAACAGAAATAGCCATTCTCGTTTTTGGCGTGCCGCCTTTGTAATTAGCGAGAAATCGAGCTTCGGTTTGATGCCGCCAATGAACCCTAAGATGGTTCCTTCAAATCCTGGTACAACGTCAGCAGCCCTTTTCTCGTTTGCAAATAAAGAATATTCCACACCATTTTCAAAGGTGTAAACGTGGGAAGCCGCTGAAGCTCCGAGCTTCCTGACGATTTGTTCACGCAAGTAATCCGATGTGCAGAAGATTAGGTCTGCTCGTTTAATAATCCGTTCTTCCGCAGCAGAAATTACGTTTTTTCTTAAAGCGGCAGCCATAGAGGGGGATCCGCTTAATGGGGAAGACCAAAAATCACTGCAGTCATAGATAACCTTGTCCCAGGAGTAAAGGTCAGCCAGAAGGGGGTATCCCGGAAACGTGTACCAAAGAATCAACTTACATTGATCCCCAGATTGTTTAAGGGACTCAAGGAAAGGGTTCATTTTAATTTTATAAAAGCGATCTATGTATCTGCCAAAGCGGAACACCTTCTGCGGAAGCAAATCCTGAATTGCCCACTGTCTAATACCATTTGGCAGAGTGACAACGTAAGTATCGTTTTTAGTAGGGGTTGGGCAAAGCCAGATTACGTCGTGAGTTTCTGGCAGGCCATGAAGATACTCGGCTAATCTGTGCCTTCGATATCTTAAGCTATCCTGGCCCCATTCACCTGTTGCAACAATAATATGAATGTTTTTCATTTGCTCCACCCCTTAAATTCTTTTTACTACCGCATTAAAGGCATAATGCGAGAAGCACCAGAATGCCTTTACTACATTTAGCTTTTCTACCTTGCGATAGACGAACCAGTTCATCTTCGCGGCTTTCCATTTGTTTTTTGAGATTGACGAATTGCCGACTCGGTATTCAGCAAGGATTTCATTTAAGCCATAAGCAGTAAACCCTTTTTTCAGGATAGACAGCCATGTGGCAAGATCCTGTCTTGTCCTTATATTCGGCATTTTGAATTCCCCGGTTTGATGCTTGTCAATCATGACAGTTAGCGTTCCGACAATGGTGTTTTTTAATAAATGATCATAAGAAATTTGTTCTGGAGCCAATACGTGCTTA is drawn from Bacillus sp. FJAT-18017 and contains these coding sequences:
- the tuaH gene encoding teichuronic acid biosynthesis protein TuaH; the protein is MKNIHIIVATGEWGQDSLRYRRHRLAEYLHGLPETHDVIWLCPTPTKNDTYVVTLPNGIRQWAIQDLLPQKVFRFGRYIDRFYKIKMNPFLESLKQSGDQCKLILWYTFPGYPLLADLYSWDKVIYDCSDFWSSPLSGSPSMAAALRKNVISAAEERIIKRADLIFCTSDYLREQIVRKLGASAASHVYTFENGVEYSLFANEKRAADVVPGFEGTILGFIGGIKPKLDFSLITKAARQKREWLFLFVGPDGTGGNPEFKEMLQEPNVIWTGSIPPENVPKYMNLVDIGMMPYKPSPYNNAVFPLKLYEFLAAGKPAVGVHLPSTKKYAEDMIYEYAEDGNSFIQACEKVEGTIGIQSYINRRKELAKTKDWGSIFEEMMDLVSEKKNELPASAG